A window from Candidatus Paceibacterota bacterium encodes these proteins:
- a CDS encoding glycosyltransferase, with amino-acid sequence MKHSIIMPCLILDSELLDLTKRAVDSIKKTTRDYELIIIDNASPIGRDYLVSVADTYQRNEINNGNAGAWNDGLALATGDTITLSDNDICLTDGWQSAIIKALKDEKNGIVFPLSRNKEDDGYKYRTVGFFWTLRREVLGDVGKCPCCGEYICTKYLWGNFEDDDYFMRVLDKGYKIFVTKNAKVDHYSRATCDKIPEIAEVWTTNRDIFYKKFGGRTPMSYLSF; translated from the coding sequence ATGAAACATTCAATAATCATGCCTTGCCTGATCTTGGACAGCGAATTGCTGGACTTGACCAAAAGGGCGGTAGATAGCATAAAAAAAACAACTAGAGACTATGAGCTCATAATCATAGACAACGCCTCCCCGATTGGGCGGGATTATTTAGTTTCCGTCGCAGACACATATCAAAGGAACGAAATCAACAATGGAAATGCCGGAGCGTGGAATGACGGACTGGCTCTTGCAACAGGCGACACAATTACGCTTTCCGACAATGATATTTGTTTGACAGACGGTTGGCAAAGTGCTATCATTAAAGCATTGAAAGATGAAAAAAATGGAATAGTTTTTCCTCTTAGTAGGAACAAAGAAGACGACGGCTATAAGTATAGAACCGTCGGTTTTTTTTGGACATTGAGAAGAGAAGTATTGGGCGATGTGGGGAAGTGTCCATGTTGCGGAGAATACATTTGCACAAAATACCTCTGGGGAAACTTTGAGGATGATGATTATTTCATGCGAGTACTGGATAAGGGATATAAAATATTCGTTACTAAGAATGCCAAAGTGGATCACTACTCAAGAGCAACGTGTGACAAGATACCGGAGATCGCCGAAGTATGGACAACGAACAGGGATATTTTCTATAAGAAATTCGGGGGAAGGACTCCGATGAGCTATCTAAGTTTTTAG
- a CDS encoding DUF2061 domain-containing protein has protein sequence METKTRSWVKSIAWRIIGIFLLGYITYLVTGNSEQTTTITVLFHGIRVIMYYYHERLWLKINWGTNNETFNNHALPDLGQRIAGLDQKGGR, from the coding sequence ATGGAAACAAAAACAAGAAGCTGGGTTAAGTCGATAGCCTGGAGAATAATAGGAATATTCCTTTTGGGATATATCACATATCTCGTAACCGGGAATAGCGAACAGACTACGACAATAACTGTGTTATTTCACGGAATAAGAGTGATAATGTATTACTATCACGAAAGATTGTGGCTAAAAATTAATTGGGGAACGAACAATGAAACATTCAATAATCATGCCTTGCCTGATCTTGGACAGCGAATTGCTGGACTTGACCAAAAGGGCGGTAGATAG
- a CDS encoding phosphoadenylyl-sulfate reductase, with product MTYLEKIEEAKKIIKEAIKKYPRLAVSCSFGKDSMVLLHLCVEVKKNIPVFSVMADTEFLETYNFSKKISRKWNLNYKEYSFEQTGGLDNCCGNPKVNAFKKAVDKLDAWISGVRSTEGITRSNFKTIEERNGLAKINPILNLTELDIWRYIALNKIPIHPKYKEGYRSLGCKICSTKELSETETERAGRWRNCLDKDGNHKLECGIHCNPLK from the coding sequence ATGACATACCTAGAAAAAATAGAGGAGGCTAAGAAAATAATCAAGGAGGCGATCAAGAAATATCCTCGCCTTGCGGTATCTTGTTCTTTCGGCAAAGACAGCATGGTTTTGCTTCATTTGTGTGTTGAAGTGAAAAAAAACATTCCGGTATTTTCCGTAATGGCTGATACGGAATTTCTGGAAACGTATAATTTCTCAAAGAAAATATCGAGAAAATGGAATTTGAATTATAAGGAATATTCATTCGAGCAAACAGGCGGACTGGATAATTGCTGCGGCAATCCAAAAGTGAATGCGTTCAAAAAAGCGGTTGATAAACTGGACGCTTGGATTTCAGGAGTAAGATCTACCGAAGGCATAACAAGATCCAATTTTAAGACGATTGAAGAACGTAACGGCCTGGCCAAGATCAATCCAATTCTTAATTTGACCGAGCTGGATATTTGGAGATATATCGCATTGAATAAGATCCCTATTCATCCCAAATACAAAGAGGGATATCGAAGCCTTGGCTGTAAGATTTGTTCGACCAAAGAACTTAGTGAGACTGAAACAGAGAGGGCGGGGAGGTGGAGGAATTGTCTCGATAAGGACGGAAATCATAAACTCGAGTGCGGCATTCATTGTAATCCGTTAAAATAA
- a CDS encoding NAD-dependent epimerase/dehydratase family protein, giving the protein MGKNIKRLKILVLGADGYLGWPTMQYFKKGGHEVLGVDNLIKREIENQTGNLPLFRKEHKGLEKCDIRDWYFSTLLRDFKPDVIIDYAEIPSAPYSMTRSGAIKTQENNILGTLELLFDIKEYCPNTHLIKLGTMGEYGTPNIDIEEGWINIEHNGRKDRMIYPKKPGSFYHASKVADSVNTEFACRAWGLRATDLNQGVVYGGDDSLHYDEMFGTVINRFIVQAVAGVPLTVYGKGNQTRGFLNISDTLQCVDLAVLNPPKEGEFRVFNQFTEQFSIDELANRIAKIARAKIEHYPNPRIEAEEHYYNAKHSELEKLGLKPHPLTDDVIKGMLALVEKHKDNINIDLINPKTKWL; this is encoded by the coding sequence ATGGGAAAAAATATTAAGCGTTTAAAAATATTAGTACTTGGCGCGGACGGGTACCTCGGCTGGCCAACAATGCAATACTTCAAAAAAGGGGGGCATGAAGTTTTAGGCGTGGACAATCTAATAAAGCGCGAGATCGAAAATCAAACAGGTAATTTGCCGTTATTCAGAAAAGAGCATAAGGGTCTGGAAAAGTGCGATATTAGAGATTGGTATTTCAGCACGCTATTAAGAGACTTTAAGCCCGATGTGATCATAGATTACGCGGAGATCCCCTCGGCTCCATACAGTATGACGCGGAGCGGGGCGATCAAAACACAAGAGAACAATATATTGGGAACTTTAGAGTTATTATTCGACATTAAGGAATATTGCCCGAACACACACTTGATTAAGTTGGGAACAATGGGGGAATATGGTACTCCGAATATTGATATAGAGGAGGGCTGGATCAACATTGAGCATAACGGCAGAAAAGATCGAATGATATATCCAAAGAAGCCTGGAAGTTTTTATCACGCTTCAAAGGTGGCCGATTCTGTTAACACGGAGTTCGCTTGTAGGGCGTGGGGATTAAGAGCCACAGATTTAAATCAAGGCGTGGTCTATGGCGGAGACGACAGTCTTCATTATGACGAGATGTTTGGAACAGTTATTAATCGTTTTATTGTTCAGGCGGTGGCCGGAGTTCCCTTGACGGTCTATGGCAAGGGCAATCAAACGAGAGGATTTTTGAACATTTCAGATACTTTGCAGTGCGTGGATCTGGCCGTACTTAATCCGCCCAAAGAAGGAGAGTTTAGGGTATTTAATCAATTCACCGAGCAATTCTCCATCGATGAACTGGCGAACCGGATTGCCAAGATCGCGCGAGCTAAAATTGAGCATTATCCGAATCCGCGCATAGAAGCCGAAGAACATTATTACAACGCCAAACATTCAGAACTTGAGAAGCTGGGACTCAAACCGCACCCACTGACTGATGATGTTATTAAGGGAATGCTGGCGCTTGTGGAGAAGCATAAAGATAATATCAATATAGATTTAATTAATCCTAAGACAAAATGGTTATGA
- a CDS encoding glycosyltransferase, whose protein sequence is MKVSIVFEGKRAPFGPDHKGLIQGAEELGLDYQVIDPTMGIKPHVLAAEVRDFKPDLVLHHMTSSLNQGLPELIGKDIKQIYWMLDYHENYRDEWEMWIRQKGYLDHIFLSNYKQLDMWKEAFECPSTYLPHGCYVSESEKDPSQKYNCVFIGGKMYFEPYEKRARLLDNIEKLCPFTTLNANDVEGRNEIWKNMPRIYHSSDTVLDVSHYWDVPGYASGRYFYSAGHGACSITKRFPRCEELYPEGTKIYFDTPEEASNKIKYYILHEKEREEIKKRAYEHNKEFHNYKKRWEKILSV, encoded by the coding sequence ATGAAAGTATCAATCGTATTTGAAGGAAAGCGCGCACCATTCGGCCCTGATCACAAGGGACTGATTCAGGGCGCAGAAGAATTGGGACTGGATTATCAGGTTATCGATCCGACCATGGGAATCAAACCGCACGTTTTAGCGGCTGAAGTTCGGGACTTCAAACCTGACTTAGTACTTCATCACATGACCAGCTCCCTTAATCAAGGCTTGCCGGAATTGATTGGCAAGGACATTAAGCAGATTTATTGGATGCTGGATTATCACGAAAATTATAGGGATGAATGGGAAATGTGGATCAGGCAAAAGGGATATTTGGATCATATATTCTTGTCGAACTACAAACAATTGGATATGTGGAAAGAAGCATTTGAATGTCCATCAACCTATCTTCCGCACGGATGCTACGTCAGCGAATCGGAGAAAGACCCGAGTCAAAAATATAATTGTGTTTTCATCGGAGGCAAGATGTATTTTGAGCCATATGAGAAAAGAGCGAGATTACTAGATAACATTGAAAAACTATGTCCATTCACCACCCTTAATGCCAATGACGTGGAGGGTAGGAATGAGATTTGGAAAAATATGCCGAGAATTTATCATTCTTCTGATACGGTTCTGGATGTTTCACACTATTGGGATGTGCCTGGTTATGCTTCCGGCCGCTACTTCTATTCTGCCGGACATGGAGCTTGCTCGATCACAAAAAGATTTCCTCGATGCGAAGAACTTTACCCCGAAGGAACTAAGATTTATTTTGATACGCCGGAAGAAGCCTCTAACAAAATCAAATATTATATTTTGCATGAGAAAGAAAGAGAAGAGATCAAAAAAAGAGCTTACGAACATAATAAGGAATTTCATAATTATAAAAAACGATGGGAAAAAATATTAAGCGTTTAA
- a CDS encoding GNAT family N-acetyltransferase has translation MNEIITKLKFDDSDLEFFRQSETWSEEDKKYVRQIYLLMINGMPVSGCTIFEFDGCRFIFNTFTVKTDRNKGYAGEVIKKVCHDSKGYLVLARSVNPHVINLFQKLGFKTLNRNSSSIEVLGNCELL, from the coding sequence ATGAACGAAATAATAACAAAGCTTAAATTTGACGATTCTGATCTGGAATTTTTCCGGCAATCGGAAACATGGAGCGAAGAGGATAAAAAGTATGTTCGCCAAATTTATCTATTGATGATTAATGGAATGCCCGTGAGCGGTTGCACAATATTCGAGTTCGACGGCTGCAGATTTATTTTTAATACGTTTACTGTTAAAACAGACAGAAATAAGGGGTATGCGGGAGAAGTCATAAAAAAGGTATGCCATGATTCCAAGGGCTATCTGGTATTGGCTCGTTCAGTTAATCCCCATGTTATCAATTTATTCCAAAAATTAGGATTTAAAACGTTGAACAGAAACTCCTCGTCAATTGAGGTTTTAGGTAATTGCGAATTATTATGA
- a CDS encoding glycosyltransferase, whose product MDKRVEIIVLTYKHPEIEAECLKRIIENTKNYKITVYDNSMNDANMSKIWNRLLKETTCDYICIMDSDAYIETKDWLAELQKVLDSDEKMAAVGPSMGADFPTDGTLSGYCFLFKKQILETIGYFDEKFVLYGQECDWMYRILEAGYKMQKVDSVIVKHLGSHTIRDTFTPDEIEKDSQYARKLLMELKNERNNNKA is encoded by the coding sequence ATGGACAAAAGAGTTGAAATAATCGTGTTGACATACAAACATCCGGAAATCGAGGCGGAGTGCCTGAAGCGGATCATTGAAAACACCAAGAACTATAAAATTACGGTATATGACAATTCCATGAACGACGCCAACATGTCAAAGATTTGGAATAGACTACTAAAAGAAACGACTTGCGATTATATCTGCATAATGGATTCTGACGCTTACATTGAGACGAAAGACTGGCTGGCAGAACTGCAAAAGGTTTTGGATTCAGACGAAAAAATGGCCGCTGTCGGGCCGAGCATGGGGGCCGATTTTCCAACTGACGGAACATTAAGTGGATATTGCTTTCTTTTCAAAAAACAAATTCTTGAAACTATCGGATATTTCGATGAAAAGTTTGTACTTTATGGCCAAGAATGCGACTGGATGTATAGAATTTTGGAAGCGGGATATAAAATGCAGAAAGTCGATAGTGTAATTGTCAAACATTTAGGAAGTCACACGATCAGAGATACCTTTACTCCCGACGAGATCGAAAAAGATAGCCAATATGCCAGAAAGCTTTTAATGGAACTCAAAAATGAACGAAATAATAACAAAGCTTAA
- a CDS encoding DegT/DnrJ/EryC1/StrS family aminotransferase: protein MISLFYPNIRLEECLTELRDTLGSKMIGEGPKVRMFEQEFEKHLEIDSDGLSPQRGYAVALNSCTSALHLAYVLLNLKEGDEVITPVLTCSATNMPLLRRRVKIVFADIKNDLTIDPEDVKRKITDKTRAIIAVDFGGKYCDYKALKEFGVPIVADMAQSVSHHPEVMYSCYSFQAIKHITTGDGGMLICPNNESYERAKRLRWFGIDRNASAKERHTRQISCDVMESGFKYHMNDIAASLGLVGLRHVMEDLNRRVFIGKTYNEFLDVIRIPNDDYWLYTILVQDRDSFCRAMDEAGIEVAIAHNRNDDIGVFRKFKNDCPNMDLIDKHYICIPMHSKLSGNEFNYVIDKINKWQSIQPEVR from the coding sequence ATGATCTCATTATTCTATCCCAATATACGCCTTGAAGAATGTCTTACGGAATTAAGGGACACTTTAGGCTCAAAAATGATCGGAGAAGGTCCGAAAGTTAGAATGTTCGAACAAGAGTTTGAAAAACACCTAGAAATAGACTCGGATGGATTAAGTCCGCAAAGAGGCTATGCCGTGGCTCTCAATTCCTGCACCTCAGCTCTGCACTTAGCTTATGTGCTTTTAAATTTGAAAGAGGGAGATGAAGTTATAACTCCAGTACTCACTTGTTCGGCTACGAATATGCCCTTATTGAGAAGAAGGGTAAAAATAGTATTCGCGGATATTAAGAACGATCTTACGATCGATCCCGAAGACGTAAAAAGAAAAATCACCGACAAGACTAGGGCGATCATAGCGGTGGACTTCGGGGGCAAATATTGTGATTATAAAGCGCTAAAAGAATTTGGCGTACCGATAGTGGCAGACATGGCTCAATCTGTAAGTCATCATCCGGAAGTGATGTATTCCTGTTACTCGTTCCAGGCGATTAAACACATCACGACCGGAGACGGAGGAATGTTGATTTGTCCTAATAATGAAAGCTACGAACGGGCTAAAAGATTAAGGTGGTTTGGGATAGACAGAAATGCGTCAGCCAAAGAAAGACACACGAGACAAATCTCTTGCGATGTCATGGAGTCTGGATTCAAGTATCACATGAATGATATTGCAGCCTCTTTGGGATTAGTGGGATTAAGACATGTCATGGAGGATTTGAACAGAAGAGTTTTTATCGGAAAAACTTACAATGAATTTCTTGATGTAATAAGAATTCCAAACGATGATTATTGGCTCTATACGATCTTAGTTCAAGACAGGGATAGTTTCTGCAGGGCTATGGATGAAGCGGGTATAGAGGTGGCAATCGCCCACAATAGAAATGACGATATAGGTGTATTCCGTAAATTCAAAAACGATTGTCCGAATATGGATCTGATCGACAAGCACTATATCTGTATTCCAATGCACAGTAAATTAAGCGGGAACGAATTTAATTACGTGATCGATAAAATAAACAAATGGCAGAGTATCCAACCAGAAGTCCGCTAA